The Flavobacterium sp. M31R6 nucleotide sequence TCGCTGGACTTATTATAATCACTAGCATTTGGCAATTTACAGAAAGCAATATAGGAAACGGAATTTTCCTTATCATATTGTCCGGAATCCCAGTTTTTTTATATTTCAAAAACGAACTTATTCTACTTGCCTTCTTAAAACTAAGAAAACAAGACTTTGAAGGAGCCAAAAAATGGTTAGCTTACATCAAAAATCCTGAAACAGCTTTGGTTAGAAAGCAACAAGGATATTTCAATTACCTACATGGAATTATGCTTTCGCAAACGAATATCAACCAAGCTGAAAAATATTTCAAAAAGGCAATCGAACTAGGATTATCAATGGACATGGATTTGGCAGTTGCCAAATTAAACTTAGCTGGTGTCGCAATGACTCGCAGAAGAAAATTAGAAGCTACCTCTTTATTGAATGAAGCAAAAAAATTAGACAAGCAAAACATGCTTAAAGATCAGATTGCTATGATGAAAGAGCAAATGAAAAAAATATAAACTTCAAGTTTAAAACACTTATTCTCATTATATTATAAAAGTCATCCTTGTTTTAGGATGACTTTTTTTACATCGTAAGTATTACATCGGATTAATATGTTGTTCAACGTTATTTTTGTGTTATTAAATACAAACAAGATATTTTAGCCAACCGTTTCATACCTACTGATTTATGCGCAGATTTTTACTTACACTAATTGTATCTTTATTCTTTACGGCATCATATTGCCAAGACACAATTACATACCTAACTGACGCTATAAAAGAAAACATAAATCCTTATAAAAGAGCAAGCAATAACGCTTACGAAAAAAGAAACATTGAGGAAGGCAAAAACCTTTTTGACTCCTTAGTAAAAAACAAACTCATCGGAACAAAATTTGATGATTTCAGTTTAAAAGTTTACAAAGAAAAAAACGTAAAAATTAACCGAATCTCCAAGCCTATTTTCATCATCACTTACGCTTCTTGGTGCGTAATTCCAAAAGGAGAGATTCCCGCTTTAAATATATTAGCTAAAGAACATCGTGATGACATGCAATTTATTGTAGTGTTTTGGGATAAAAAAAGTGATCTAAAAAATATCGCCTATAAATTTAGTGACAATATTAAAGTATGTTACGCCAATGAATACTATTCAAAAGACACTCATATTGTGGCAACCATTAAGCACACTTTAGGTTTTCCAACCTCAATTTTTGTTGATGAAAATAAATATGTTGTCAACATTAAACATTTTGAAAGTAAAACAAAAATAAAAACTCCTATTAAAGAAGCCATTATCACCAGCTATAATTACTTCAGCAAAGACATTAATGAAAATCTCATGAAAGCTTTAACCAGTAAAAAAAGCTTCACCACTAATTAATTATTTCTTTTCACTTCGTTTTATTATTATATTGTTTAACTATAATTCTTCACCACTATATTGATCCAGAATAATTTTAGGCAAATTTGCATTCAACCATTTACATTTCATTAAAATCATGACGTGAGTACCACCTTTAACGACTATACAATTAGTAATATTTTTAATTGGAAAAACATCGTCTGCATCTCCATGAATATGTATCACATTTTGATCAACAACAGACCTATCCCACAAAATAACTTGCTCAATAGCCCAATCCAGATATCGCTTATCTCGTACCGAAAGAAATTTTTCATATAATTTAAGTCTTTCACTTACTTTTTTGCCAAAAGAAAATTTGGCTAGACTTTCAATATTTTGAACTAAACCAACTGGAATTAATTTATAAGCTTTCGTGCTTTTTGCAATTAGCATTCTTTTGGGAAACTCCAAATTACTTTTTACACTGGAAATAATTATAACTTTACGTACCGAAATAAATCGTGCCATTTCCTGAACCAAAATACCGCCAAAAGAAACACCTATCAAAACTGGATTTTGATGTTTAATCTTTTCCGTCATTCGTTTGGCATAGTCCTGTAAAGATTCTTTCTCTAATGGAATTTCCCATTCCAAAAAAAACATTTCAAATTCTGATTCAGGGAGTTTTATCCTTTCAAAAATAGAAACACTCGCCGCCAAACCAGGCATAAAATAAACCGGAACTTTATTCATAACTAATTAACCATTAATCAATATTAGTTTTTACCATACCATTTTTTAAAATTAAATATTTTATTCCCATTTACAGGTTACTTGAAGATATATTTCACATTTAAAACAAGAACCAAAAAACAATCCGCATCAACTAATGCACGCTTTTTAAAAATTCAGTTTCGTAAGTTAATCACAAAAACTTTTGCGACTGATTATCAAATCATTACCTTTGCACTTTATATAACAAATTCAGTGCACAAAAATTACTTCAACACTAATTTAAATTTATAATATAGAAGATAAAGCTTACTTAAAATGTAGTTTTAATGTTTTATGTACTACTTAAAAAACAAACAACAACTCATTATTTGCATCAATAAAACCCAAAAATGGAAACTACAACAAAATTAGAGATTAAAGACAATGCTTTTGCCCGACAATTTGAAACAAAAGTAGAAACCGGAATTGTTTCTGTTGAGTATTCTTTTCAGGAGAAAAAAATATTTTTAACCAAGATTAACGTTCCTGAAAATTACAATGACGAAGAACTAATTTCTAATTTCCTAAAGAACATCATGGAAACTGCTATTGAAAAAAAATTAAAAGTAGTGCCTATTCTTCCTAAAATTGTTGCTTTCTTTAAAAAAAACCCAATCTACAAAGAATTGCTTCCACCTGGAATACGGATATAATAAAAAAGAGCCAGTTTATTAATAAACTGGCTCTTTTTGTAAATCCTAAACTTTGCAATTCTATTTATTCCTTTGAGAAGATTGCCTTGTAGTTGAATTATGTGTAGAAGTTCGAGTATTTTCCGGTCTTGCAGACGGAGACACAGGACGTGTTGTCGAAGGTGACGTAGGTCGAGTTGATGGTGATATCGGACGAGTCGCAGGACGTGTTGTTGATGGTGACGTAGGCCTAGTTGATGGCGATGTCGGATGTGTCACAGGACGTGTTGTTGATGGTGACGTAGGCCTAGTTGATGGCGTTGTTGGTCGAGTCGTCGATGGTGAAGTAGGTCGAGTTGCAGGCGTTGTTGGACGAGTTGACGGACGATTATTAGTTGTAGTTGACGGTCTTGTTGTTGGATTATTTGGCCTTCTATAATTATTCCCATTATAAGTCCTTTTATAATTGCCGTTTCTCGTATTGTTCACCACTATAACAGATGTACTTCTTCTGGAATAATAATTATTATAATGAGATGGATAATGATAATAAGGTGGTCTATAATAATGATTGTGGTAATGGTAATGATTATGATAATAGACACTAAAATACAATGGCGCCCATGGTCTAAAATAATGGGGGTAATATCCATAATAATAAGGCGGATAATATGGCACGTAAACTGGTGAATACAAATAAACCACTACAGGACTTGTAACCACATTAACTGTTGTTGTCACAACCTTTTCTGTTCCTGTATAACCCGGATTTATCGTAGTGGTAGTGTTTTTTGAATCAAGAGGTTCTACCACATAATTTTTACCATATAAATTTTCATCTCCAACTATTTGAACTGAAATATTCTTATTTTTGTCTTTGTTTACAAAAACTACAGCTACATCTTGTATGTCATTTTTATTGGGTTCAACTTGAAGAATAAACATAAAATTGTCGCCCTCTTTTTCGGTTTTCACTTTAATAAAATCAACTTTTCCATCATTATCCAAATCCAAATTGTTGATTTTAGAGTTTTCATCATTTAATGATTCCTCAAATTTCTCAATAGTGGTTGAATTCTGAAAAACATCCAAAACGGCATATAAATTTAGATCGTCACCAGGCAAACCCAAAGCTTCCGGCTCTTCATTGGATTGCGAATATCCCGCATAACCAATAAAAATAATCAAGATTATAGATAAATAATACTTTCCTTTTTTCATAATAAAGTCTTTACGTAAAAAATTAAAATCGTTAACTTTTGTTATTTGACCAATTAAAGCAACAAAGGTTTAATCATCTTCAATACTTTATAACTTAACCCCCATAAAATTCGTTTTTACTTTTTAAAAATTTCTAATAAAGCGGTTGTTCCGAGAGTAACACCTAGTGGAATTGAGCTTAAATCTACTTCAAAGTTACTATTGTGATTAAAAAACGGAAACATCTTACCCTCTTTAGCCGCCTTTTCTGAAGCTTCTTTATTAGCTACACCAACCAGCATATAGTCATAAACTGGCTTCGGATTATGAATTACTAAATGATGAAAATCTTCAGACCCCATAACGGCAGGAATGTTTTTGATATTTTTATCAGGCGCAATAACCGCTTCTAACGCTTTATTTACTTTGTCTACCATAACTTCATTATTTACCAGTGGATATGCCATTCCTTTCATGGTTAATGTTGGATACAATTCTTTGGGTAAATCATAGGCAAAGGCAATACTTTCATTTATACGTTTAATTCCGTTTAGCATTAGGATACGATCTTGTTCATTAAACCAGCGCAAATTAAGTTTGAGTAGTGCCGAACCAGGGATTACATTATTATCTATACCCGATTGAAAAGAACCTACAGTGATCACAGCAGCGTTTTGTGGGTCAATGGCCCGACTTATTATGGCTTGATATTCAATTACGGCAGCTGCTCCCATCAAAATTGGGTCTTTTGCAACCTGAGGAGAAGATCCATGACCTCCAATTCCATAAAATGTGACATCCAGCACATCCATACCTGCCATTCTTTTTCCACTACCATTTGAAATATAACCAACTGGGAATGGAGCTGTGTGCATGCCAAATAAATAATCGGGTACAGGGACTCCTTTTTCATACATTTTATCATTAATCATAGCTTCTGCTCCTTCACCCAACTCTTCAGCTGGCTGCCCCACCATTACCAAAGTTCCACTCCAGGACTTTTTTAAAGCTACCATGGCTTTAGCAATACCTAACATCCAAATTGTATGTGCATCATGTCCGCAGGCGTGCATCGCAGGCACATCCTCTCCTGCCCTATTTTTTACTAATTTATTGTTTGCGTATGCAACTCCAGTCGTTTCTTGAACTGAATTACAATCCATATCGGCGCGATACATTACAACAGGGCCAATACCGTTTTTCAAAATACCTACTACACCTGTTTTACCAATTCCAGTTTTAACCTCAAATCCTAAAGCTTTTAATTCTTTGGCAACAATAGCGGCAGTTCGTACCTCCATGAAACCTAATTCCGGATTTGCATGTATGTCTTTAAACATATCTATCCATCTTTTAGTATCAGTATCTACTACTTTATTTAATTCTGGGTTTGATGTATTTGATTGCGCAACTATTACATTTTCGATGAGCAATAATAAAAGTATTGATAAAAAAAATGTCTTATTGTTTTTCATGATTTTATTATTTAATCGTTATTCTACAAACTTATTCACCTTCATTTACTCCTTAAAAGTCTTTAATTTTATAGTGATAAAAACGAATTGCAATTAAATACAAAACCAATCTAAGGTACTATTGTTGTAAATAAATAGATCGAAAATATAACCAACAAAACCACTCCTTGAATAGAAGTTGTTTTACCTGTTCGTAATGAAAGTGACAATATAAAAAGTGAAAGAATAAATAAAACTGTAGATTTTGAATCAATCCCTAAAGTAAGAGGCAAACCATAATATAAGGAAACAAAAGCAACAGCAGGAATTGTCAATCCTATACTGGCAAGAGCAGAACCTAATGCTAAATTCAAACTGGACTGCAATCGGTTTTTTCGGGCAGCATGTAAAGCAGATAACCCTTCGGGCAATAAAACTACCATTGCTATGATAATCCCAACCACAGATTTTGGAGCACCTACCGCATCTATTCCTACTTCTACACTTGGCGAAAGAGCTTTAGCAGATAGTACAACTGCCACCAAACCAATTAAGAGCAATATCGAGCTTATTATACTTACTTTTTTAGAAGGGGGAGCTTTATGTAGTTCTTGTTTAACCTCTGTATTTTCAGGTAAAAAATAATCACGATGTTTTACAGTTTGCATCAGTAAGAATGAGCAATAAAGTATTAGTGATATGATTGCTACAAAAAACAACTGATTTGAATTATACAAAGGACCAGAAATACTAGTGGTATAATTAGGCAGTATAAGTGTTAGAACAGATATTGCTGTGAATACTGTCAATGTAGCACTTACTCCATCCAATCGGTATTTTTGTTCCTTAAATTTAATTCCTCCTATCAATAAACATCCACCGACAATCCCATTTATGATAATCATTTCGGAGGCAAATATGGTATCTCTAGCCAAAACTGCTGTGTCTTTTCCACCAGCCAACATTAAAGAAACTATTAATGCAACCTCGATTGTTGTTATAGCTATAGCCAAAACTAAAGTTCCCAGCGGTTCACCAACACTTAGCGCAATAACTTCCGAATGATGAACTGCAGCTAAAATACACACTATTAGACTTACAGTTAAAAGCATTAAGTACCAACCTCCAAAGTTTAATTGCAATCCTGCATAAATAATACAAGTTAAAATTGGTGCTATAACACTCCAAAAGGGTAGATTATCAGTAAGATCTTTTTCCATACCAGCTTCATTATTTTAATAATCAACCACAATAGTAAAAAACAACAACCTTAGCTATAAAATTTTGATAACAATAATTATTTGACTAATTGTTTAATCAAGACGCTAATCAAATATAAACAACATTAATTGAATGCAAATGAGCATTTCGTTTTTTAACAAGTGTTTTTATGTAAATGAATAAAAAAATTCAAAACATAATTTTCTTGATTCATTTAAATTTTATAGCATTTTAAAACATTATTTAATTAAAAAAACACACAATATTTTAAAATATTATATTTTTTTAAATGATTTTAAAACGCAATTCTTATTCTAAAATTAAAATTTGCACACAGACTATTACAATTAAACAAAAACATTAAAATTTAACATTTGTTCAATATTAATAGCAAAACATTAATATAACTTTATGATTACTAGTAAATTAAAAAAATAATATTATGGAAAAAATTATTCATGTGGTATCAATTTTTCTTAGCTTATTAATTTTGAACGAAGTTTTTAGACGATCCAAATGGCTTTCAATTATTGTTTTTGTAGGTCTTGCTGGTGTATTAACATTTACAATATGGCCGACAGCAGCAGATCATCCAGATGCTACCATAAACACTTGGTTCTACACAGCCAAATTGTATTCAGCAATTGCTGGAGCTCTTATTTTTATAGTTATTCGATATACAAAATGGGGCGAAAATAATAACTTACTTATTTTTCCCGCATTAATCCTTGCCATAAACATACTAGAAGCTTCTGCAAGAGATTTTGAACTTGGCGGACAAAATGGC carries:
- a CDS encoding thioredoxin family protein, yielding MRRFLLTLIVSLFFTASYCQDTITYLTDAIKENINPYKRASNNAYEKRNIEEGKNLFDSLVKNKLIGTKFDDFSLKVYKEKNVKINRISKPIFIITYASWCVIPKGEIPALNILAKEHRDDMQFIVVFWDKKSDLKNIAYKFSDNIKVCYANEYYSKDTHIVATIKHTLGFPTSIFVDENKYVVNIKHFESKTKIKTPIKEAIITSYNYFSKDINENLMKALTSKKSFTTN
- a CDS encoding DUF5692 family protein; this encodes MEKIIHVVSIFLSLLILNEVFRRSKWLSIIVFVGLAGVLTFTIWPTAADHPDATINTWFYTAKLYSAIAGALIFIVIRYTKWGENNNLLIFPALILAINILEASARDFELGGQNGGIWHYLNGAAGILSIITISGWLGMNVTKDNIKDMIWPDMLVFWIIAYDIWNFAYIYFCVPQHTFFNVAVLFSCTVPALFIKKSTWLQARVITLSAWMMYLFTFNYYAETIQKPI
- a CDS encoding alpha/beta hydrolase, translating into MNKVPVYFMPGLAASVSIFERIKLPESEFEMFFLEWEIPLEKESLQDYAKRMTEKIKHQNPVLIGVSFGGILVQEMARFISVRKVIIISSVKSNLEFPKRMLIAKSTKAYKLIPVGLVQNIESLAKFSFGKKVSERLKLYEKFLSVRDKRYLDWAIEQVILWDRSVVDQNVIHIHGDADDVFPIKNITNCIVVKGGTHVMILMKCKWLNANLPKIILDQYSGEEL
- a CDS encoding DUF2892 domain-containing protein, translating into MFHKNIKLILAGLIIITSIWQFTESNIGNGIFLIILSGIPVFLYFKNELILLAFLKLRKQDFEGAKKWLAYIKNPETALVRKQQGYFNYLHGIMLSQTNINQAEKYFKKAIELGLSMDMDLAVAKLNLAGVAMTRRRKLEATSLLNEAKKLDKQNMLKDQIAMMKEQMKKI
- a CDS encoding calcium:proton antiporter produces the protein MEKDLTDNLPFWSVIAPILTCIIYAGLQLNFGGWYLMLLTVSLIVCILAAVHHSEVIALSVGEPLGTLVLAIAITTIEVALIVSLMLAGGKDTAVLARDTIFASEMIIINGIVGGCLLIGGIKFKEQKYRLDGVSATLTVFTAISVLTLILPNYTTSISGPLYNSNQLFFVAIISLILYCSFLLMQTVKHRDYFLPENTEVKQELHKAPPSKKVSIISSILLLIGLVAVVLSAKALSPSVEVGIDAVGAPKSVVGIIIAMVVLLPEGLSALHAARKNRLQSSLNLALGSALASIGLTIPAVAFVSLYYGLPLTLGIDSKSTVLFILSLFILSLSLRTGKTTSIQGVVLLVIFSIYLFTTIVP
- a CDS encoding amidohydrolase → MKNNKTFFLSILLLLLIENVIVAQSNTSNPELNKVVDTDTKRWIDMFKDIHANPELGFMEVRTAAIVAKELKALGFEVKTGIGKTGVVGILKNGIGPVVMYRADMDCNSVQETTGVAYANNKLVKNRAGEDVPAMHACGHDAHTIWMLGIAKAMVALKKSWSGTLVMVGQPAEELGEGAEAMINDKMYEKGVPVPDYLFGMHTAPFPVGYISNGSGKRMAGMDVLDVTFYGIGGHGSSPQVAKDPILMGAAAVIEYQAIISRAIDPQNAAVITVGSFQSGIDNNVIPGSALLKLNLRWFNEQDRILMLNGIKRINESIAFAYDLPKELYPTLTMKGMAYPLVNNEVMVDKVNKALEAVIAPDKNIKNIPAVMGSEDFHHLVIHNPKPVYDYMLVGVANKEASEKAAKEGKMFPFFNHNSNFEVDLSSIPLGVTLGTTALLEIFKK
- a CDS encoding GNAT family N-acetyltransferase is translated as METTTKLEIKDNAFARQFETKVETGIVSVEYSFQEKKIFLTKINVPENYNDEELISNFLKNIMETAIEKKLKVVPILPKIVAFFKKNPIYKELLPPGIRI